In one window of Limnohabitans sp. MORI2 DNA:
- the fnr gene encoding fumarate/nitrate reduction transcriptional regulator Fnr: protein MSSTSIKVACSNCNLRELCMPLGLNETEMERVDEMVATRRKVARGDNLFRNGDKFNALYAIRTGFFKTRISAEDGRDQVTGFQMAGEIIGLDGIVSDHHTCDAVALEDAEVCVMPFDRIEDLSREITSLQRHVHKIMSREIVRENGVMLLLGSMRAEERLAAFLLNLVQRLHARGFSQSELVLRMTREEIGSYLGLKLETVSRTFSKFAEDGIVEVKQRHVRILNPDGLKLIVNAPSCH, encoded by the coding sequence ATGAGTTCTACCAGTATCAAAGTCGCTTGTTCTAACTGCAATTTGCGCGAGCTCTGCATGCCGCTTGGTTTGAATGAAACCGAGATGGAGCGTGTCGACGAAATGGTAGCAACCCGCCGCAAAGTGGCACGTGGCGACAACCTGTTTAGAAATGGCGATAAGTTCAACGCGCTGTATGCCATCCGAACCGGTTTTTTTAAAACCCGCATTTCGGCAGAAGATGGTCGCGATCAGGTAACGGGTTTCCAAATGGCCGGCGAGATCATCGGTTTAGACGGCATCGTGAGTGATCACCACACGTGTGACGCTGTGGCGCTGGAAGATGCCGAAGTGTGTGTCATGCCTTTTGATCGCATTGAAGATCTCTCGCGTGAAATCACCTCTTTGCAACGCCATGTGCACAAAATCATGAGCCGTGAAATCGTGCGAGAAAACGGGGTCATGTTGCTCTTAGGCAGCATGCGTGCCGAGGAGCGTTTGGCGGCATTCTTGCTCAACTTGGTACAACGCCTGCATGCGCGTGGCTTCTCTCAATCGGAGTTGGTGTTGCGCATGACGCGTGAAGAAATTGGCAGCTATTTGGGCCTCAAATTAGAAACCGTGAGCCGCACATTTTCAAAGTTTGCAGAAGACGGCATTGTCGAAGTCAAGCAACGCCATGTCCGCATCCTGAACCCAGATGGGCTCAAGCTCATCGTCAACGCACCCAGCTGTCACTGA
- a CDS encoding FixH family protein, with protein sequence MTSNQTSDTKRWWQYGHVWLIIAGPAAVIVAGFVTLFIAIRSPDPVLAEDYYKRGLDINKTLAAEKDMQLAPAMQSRNHVVTPRVDADKKP encoded by the coding sequence ATGACAAGCAACCAAACTTCTGATACCAAACGATGGTGGCAATATGGTCACGTGTGGCTCATCATTGCAGGCCCAGCGGCTGTGATTGTGGCGGGCTTTGTAACGTTGTTCATCGCCATTCGGTCGCCAGATCCTGTGCTGGCTGAAGACTATTACAAACGCGGCCTAGATATCAATAAAACCTTGGCTGCTGAGAAAGACATGCAGCTGGCACCTGCGATGCAATCGCGTAACCATGTGGTCACGCCCAGAGTGGATGCTGATAAAAAGCCCTAA